In Lachancea thermotolerans CBS 6340 chromosome H complete sequence, a single genomic region encodes these proteins:
- a CDS encoding KLTH0H03542p (weakly similar to uniprot|P36775 Saccharomyces cerevisiae YBL022C PIM1 Mitochondrial ATP-dependent protease involved in intramitochondrial proteolysis involved in degradation of misfolded proteins in mitochondria required for bigenesis and maintenance of mitochondria): MQFLSKRKEQTANYLELPCLLPQVTPSVVPLPGVRYRISIPKDKAAAMLQDLQEFVDISSYELSKGKELLRGPKKNKQTSKSEVRSSFQCIDEKLKVSNRSQIYICLLPTVQTNYTRGCVSILEEILAEGELVTFCLKGVRRAIIKDPEINLQNRLWISKLLVLDDGPYLTSLSPESCGKLVKQLQNNFTNITSAFDSFRATYRNAVRLQSGNSERFFLLSPLSNTLFILLSKGSFSKSWKLLFELYQSLEVHKPGNQKDAIFSLIDMTVAVLPVTNKQRLRCLELEDPLERAKELDATIHDLVALLASLRDGFKFFEAKVQDFSPGDKAAFVALQLSALRGFIEEPKKGSRFIRNPKSGPPSGARVGADKVEKENGDEDEDLKTIGAFIDNLEISEVHPDGLKMLKKDFRRLERLTPQSSEYNVLRGYFDTIMDIPFKAKDVSKSNIDLEECKKKLDNDHYGLLDVKKRLIEYLSVLKLNVDFKNEGSKAKPPIMLLVGPPGVGKTSIAKSIAGVLNRRFHRISLGGIHNEAEIRGHRRTYVGSMCGLIINALRKSGSMAPFILLDEIDKVLSVQAGGNRGAGLNGDPGAALLEVLDPEQNSTFTDHYVGFPVDLSNVLFFCTANNLTGISAPLLNRMEVIEIPGYTPKEKLNIGLKFLLPKQIQLNGLDKASIKVELTKEAWDDLVLEYTREPGVRGLERQIASIVRGKVVEYVQSHESEHKIVTSQELLKYIGFPLHPISRELVKKIKFADKCGVVNGLAYGSDGTGNVLVFEMVKMGKLQGNSSGPRIRTTGNLGKVLNESIEIATTLVKSLSERKIIHGLPSQAFNDFLNSEWHIHVPMGAVSKDGPSAGVAIALALISAALNKPVSPKLCLTGEITLRGKVLPIGGVREKLLGAQLFGMERVLLPLSNRPDVIEAVMKPEEYESCLASSSMPELRRVQQKWQLEAFYIDDFYDVMTKCWPREIQLTDARILISPSDNSIRALL; encoded by the coding sequence ATGCAGTTCCTGTCCAAGCGCAAGGAACAAACCGCAAACTATCTAGAACTCCCATGCCTTCTCCCACAGGTCACTCCTTCTGTTGTTCCTCTTCCCGGCGTTCGATACCGAATTAGTATCCCTAAAGATAAGGCTGCGGCGATGCTGCAAGACCTTCAAGAATTTGTCGATATAAGCTCCTACGAGCTTTCAAAGGGCAAGGAACTACTCAGAGGcccgaagaagaacaagcaaaCCTCAAAGTCCGAGGTCCGCAGTTCGTTTCAATGTATAGAcgagaagttgaaggtTAGTAACAGATCTCAAATATACATCTGCCTGTTGCCAACAGTTCAAACAAATTATACCCGAGGCTGCGTCTCGATACTCGAGGAGATCTTGGCTGAAGGAGAGCTCGTCACATTCTGCTTGAAAGGAGTGAGGCGCGCAATCATTAAGGACCCTGAAATCAATTTACAAAACCGTCTTTGGATCAGCAAACTCTTGGTCTTGGACGACGGACCATATCTCACTTCATTAAGTCCTGAAAGCTGTGGAAAACTCGTGAAGCAGTTGCAAAACAACTTTACAAATATCACGTCCGCATTTGATAGTTTCCGTGCGACTTACAGGAATGCCGTTCGCCTTCAGTCCGGAAACTCAGAGCGATTTTTTCTGCTCTCCCCGCTTTCCAATACCCTTTTCATACTATTGAGCAAAGGCAGCTTTTCTAAATCTTGGAAATTACTGTTTGAACTATACCAAAGTCTTGAAGTGCACAAACCAGGAAATCAGAAAGACGCGATCTTTTCTCTAATTGACATGACAGTGGCTGTTTTACCTGTGACAAACAAACAGCGCCTTAGGTGCCTTGAGTTAGAGGATCCCCTAGAAAGAgcgaaagagcttgatgcAACCATTCATGATTTAGTTGCTTTACTTGCAAGCTTGCGCGACggcttcaagttttttgaagctaaGGTTCAAGATTTTTCGCCAGGAGACAAGGCTGCTTTTGTAGCTCTCCAACTCAGCGCCTTGCGAGGAtttattgaagaacctAAAAAAGGTTCAAGGTTCATAAGAAATCCTAAAAGTGGCCCTCCTTCAGGAGCACGAGTTGGAGCTGATAAAGTCGAGAAGGAGAACggtgatgaagatgaagacttGAAGACAATTGGTGCTTTTATAGATAACCTAGAAATTAGCGAGGTCCACCCTGATGGTTTGAAAATGTTAAAGAAAGACTTCAGAAGGCTCGAGCGACTAACGCCTCAAAGCTCCGAATATAATGTTCTGAGAGGATACTTTGATACAATAATGGACATACCGTTCAAGGCGAAAGACGTTAGCAAAAGTAACATTGATTTGGAAGAgtgcaaaaagaagcttgataaTGATCATTATGGCCTCCTTGATGTTAAGAAGCGATTGATTGAATACCTATCAGtcctgaagctcaacgTTGACTTCAAGAATGAAGGCTCCAAGGCAAAGCCACCTATCATGTTGCTAGTTGGCCCGCCAGGAGTAGGAAAGACGTCTATTGCCAAATCAATTGCTGGTGTGTTAAATCGAAGATTCCACAGAATATCGCTGGGCGGCATTCACAACGAAGCTGAAATAAGGGGCCACAGAAGAACCTACGTTGGCTCGATGTGTGGCCTCATCATTAATGCGCTACGCAAGAGTGGCTCAATGGCGCCCTTTATTTTGTTAGATGAAATTGACAAAGTTTTGAGCGTCCAAGCAGGTGGCAATCGTGGCGCTGGTTTGAATGGAGATCCGGGTGCGGCGCTTTTGGAGGTTCTAGATCCAGAGCAAAACTCGACTTTCACCGATCACTATGTCGGATTTCCGGTGGACCTGTCCAACGTCCTGTTTTTTTGTACTGCCAACAACCTAACAGGAATCTCAGCGCCATTATTGAATCGTATGGAAGTTATAGAAATTCCAGGATACACTCCAAAAGAGAAGCTCAATATTGGCCTCAAATTCCTGCTTCCAAAACAGATTCAGCTTAATGGCCTAGATAAGGCTAGTATCAAAGTCGAGCTGACGAAAGAAGCATGGGATGATCTCGTCCTTGAATACACAAGGGAACCGGGCGTGCGGGGTCTTGAGAGGCAAATTGCAAGTATAGTGCGTGGAAAAGTTGTTGAATATGTCCAAAGTCACGAAAGCGAGCACAAAATTGTTACAtctcaagagcttcttAAGTATATCGGATTTCCTTTACACCCAATCTCGAGGGAACTGGTCAAGAAAATAAAATTCGCCGACAAGTGTGGCGTTGTAAATGGACTTGCTTACGGGTCTGATGGGACAGGGAACGTTTTGGTGTTTGAAATGGTTAAGATGGGGAAATTGCAAGGCAATTCTAGCGGCCCACGCATCCGAACTACAGGCAATTTAGGCAAGGTGTTGAACGAATCTATAGAGATTGCCACCACCCTTGTCAAATCGTTGAGTGAACGGAAAATTATTCATGGGTTACCTTCCCAGGCATTCAATGACTTTCTCAATTCCGAATGGCACATCCATGTTCCAATGGGGGCTGTTTCCAAGGATGGCCCCAGCGCAGGGGTGGCCATAGCTCTTGCGCTAATATCCGCAGCGTTAAATAAACCTGTGTCTCCAAAACTGTGTCTAACTGGCGAGATAACCCTAAGAGGCAAAGTCCTTCCCATTGGTGGCGTCAGAGAAAAGCTATTAGGAGCACAGCTTTTCGGCATGGAGAGGGTTCTTCTACCGCTGTCTAATAGACCGGACGTAATTGAGGCAGTCATGAAACCCGAGGAGTACGAATCATGCCTTGCTTCATCCAGTATGCCCGAACTGCGTAGAGTTCAACAAAAGTGGCAGCTAGAAGCATTCTATATCGACGACTTTTATGACGTGATGACCAAGTGCTGGCCAAGAGAAATCCAATTGACAGATGCCAGAATCTTGATTTCCCCTTCCGATAATTCTATTAGAGCCTTGCTTTAA
- a CDS encoding transient receptor potential ion channel family protein (similar to uniprot|Q08967 Saccharomyces cerevisiae YPL221W BOP1 Protein of unknown function overproduction suppresses a pam1 slv3 double null mutation), whose protein sequence is MRIFSAILLALNIAHLVVAKRKLVASSLVACMQNSQLTASGFSVVFDPDDRSLHYSLDMVTEINDYIYAEVDVYAYGFKIISRNIDLCSLSWKQFCPLRPGNVQVESIEYISESLAKQIPGIAYQVPDIDAFVRMNIYKSTDKSQTLACIQAFFSNGKTVSQTGVKWATAVIAGIGLLCSAVLSTFGNSNAASHISANTMSLFLYFQSVAVVSMEHVHRMPPIAAAWSENIIWSMGLIRISFMQRIFRWFVQSTGGNPSLYLTSKTISVLVQRSLEGIQRGLESIRAPPVFKRNADTIIGNSNVMILRGIKRLAYTSNIENTSVVCTGFTFFVLCGYFLAGFIIASKYAIDLCIKAGWIRNTRFWAFRHNWRVILKGSLLRYIYIGFTQLTLLSFWEFTQNDSPALIVIAVLFLIQSLGLMLWAAYRTISFARLSVEQRKNPAAILYGDQRVLDKYGFFYTMFSAKRYWWNCVILVYILLKSIFISFCQASGKTQALAIFIIDLAYFVVLIKFQPYFDRPTNIVNILITTVTLVNSFLFLFFSDLFGQPGRVSSIMGWVFFIMNAAFSLILLILILIFVCMVIFSKNPDLRFKPAKDDRTSFQRVSDSHGKINKSVAAELMALGNTAKNHDENWEEELYNQQKLQKEQSVSGLDYSDEKLTGSRSNSDDQEDATRLTLAEKLKRKLSFKRTKSTKSTSSRARKLANTDDAPVTSLSREPSTSSAPVVKRDYPGVHSRQQSESKNGLIGSNAVENSKLETLAQEDDAPLVDTDNYQAPHSGSVEFGRDESMDSVNVAATANATSSTDLFTNDGSYYNRL, encoded by the coding sequence ATGAGAATTTTCTCGGCTATTCTTCTAGCCCTCAACATCGCGCACTTGGTCGTCGCGAAGCGCAAGCTTGTTGCGTCCTCCTTGGTGGCATGTATGCAGAACTCGCAGCTCACAGCATCTGGCTTCAGCGTGGTGTTCGACCCAGACGACCGGTCGTTGCACTACAGCTTGGATATGGTGACTGAAATCAATGACTACATTTACGCGGAAGTTGACGTTTACGCATACGGATTTAAGATTATTAGTAGAAACATTGACCTGTGTTCTCTGAGCTGGAAGCAGTTCTGTCCCCTGCGCCCCGGTAACGTCCAAGTGGAGTCCATTGAATACATATCTGAGAGTCTGGCGAAACAAATTCCTGGAATCGCTTACCAAGTTCCAGATATTGATGCATTTGTTCGTATGAACATCTATAAATCGACTGACAAGTCTCAAACTCTCGCCTGCATCCAAGCATTTTTCTCCAATGGTAAAACTGTTTCTCAAACAGGTGTGAAGTGGGCTACCGCCGTTATAGCAGGCATCGGGCTATTGTGCTCGGCAGTACTCTCGACTTTTGGAAACTCCAACGCGGCTTCTCACATTTCGGCCAACACTATGTCCCTTTTCCTTTACTTTCAATCTGTGGCTGTCGTGTCTATGGAACACGTCCATCGTATGCCCCCCATTGCCGCTGCTTGGTCTGAAAATATCATCTGGTCAATGGGGCTGATCCGTATCAGTTTCATGCAGAGAATTTTCAGATGGTTTGTGCAATCAACTGGCGGCAATCCTTCTTTATACTTGACATCGAAGACTATTTCGGTTCTGGTCCaaagaagcttggaagGAATTCAAAGGGGGCTGGAGAGTATCAGGGCTCCTCCGGTCTTCAAGCGTAATGCAGATACTATTATTGGAAACTCTAATGTTATGATTCTCAGAGGTATTAAAAGATTAGCGTACACATCCaacatcgaaaacactTCTGTCGTATGCACTGGTTTTACGTTTTTCGTGCTCTGTGGATACTTTCTCGCTGGATTTATCATTGCATCAAAGTACGCAATTGATCTCTGTATTAAAGCCGGATGGATCCGTAATACGAGGTTTTGGGCTTTTAGGCATAACTGGAGAGTTATTCTCAAGGGTTCCCTTTTGCGTTATATTTACATCGGTTTCACCCAACTGACCCTATTGAGTTTTTGGGAGTTCACACAAAATGATTCTCCTGCTCTGATCGTTATTGCTGTCCTGTTCCTAATACAATCGCTTGGGTTAATGCTCTGGGCTGCGTATCGCACAATCTCATTTGCGAGGTTATCTGTGGAGCAGCGCAAGAATCCAGCCGCCATTCTTTATGGAGACCAGAGAGTCCTCGACAAATATGGGTTTTTTTACACTATGTTTAGTGCTAAACGCTATTGGTGGAATTGTGTTATTTTGGTCTACATTCTCCTAAAGTCCATATTCATATCCTTTTGCCAGGCTTCAGGGAAAACGCAGGCATTGGCTATTTTTATCATTGACTTAGCTTATTTTGTTGTCTTGATCAAATTCCAGCCCTACTTTGACCGTCCAACAAACATTGTTAACATTTTGATCACAACGGTTACATTGGTAAActcctttttgtttttattCTTCTCCGACCTGTTTGGACAACCTGGAAGAGTCTCGTCTATTATGGGATGGGTCTTTTTTATTATGAACGCTGCGTTTTCATTGATCCTTTTGATATTGATATTGATCTTCGTCTGTATGGTcattttctcaaaaaaccCAGACCTGAGATTCAAGCCAGCTAAGGACGACAGAACCTCTTTCCAGAGAGTTTCAGACAGCCATGGAAAAATCAACAAGTCGGTTGCCGCGGAACTGATGGCTCTTGGTAACACAGCGAAGAATCATGATGAGAACtgggaagaagagctctacaatcaacaaaagttacaaaaagaacaaagcGTGTCAGGCTTGGATTACTCTGACGAAAAACTGACAGGCTCGCGTTCCAACTCCGACGATCAGGAAGATGCCACTCGCTTAACCTTGGCGGAGAAACTGAAGCGTAAGCtttcattcaaaagaacaaagtCAACCAAGTCTACTTCATCCAGGGCCAGGAAATTGGCAAACACCGATGACGCGCCTGTCACTTCTCTCTCACGGGAACCATCAACGTCCTCAGCACCTGTTGTCAAACGGGATTACCCAGGTGTACACAGCCGGCAACAATCAGAGTCTAAAAATGGATTAATAGGCTCTAacgctgttgaaaacagcaaACTTGAAACACTAGCGCAAGAGGATGATGCTCCTCTTGTCGACACGGACAATTATCAAGCTCCACATAGCGGCAGTGTTGAATTCGGACGAGACGAGAGCATGGACTCCGTCAACGTTGCAGCCACTGCCAACGCCACTTCCTCAACGGATTTGTTCACAAACGATGGGTCATACTACAATAGATTGTAA